In one window of Octopus bimaculoides isolate UCB-OBI-ISO-001 chromosome 20, ASM119413v2, whole genome shotgun sequence DNA:
- the LOC106869843 gene encoding equilibrative nucleoside transporter 4 isoform X2 encodes MDDTFSHGYCQMKDSPVDHRKAEGSFRPQTAKEKMKPPRDPCSCIYLALVMSGAGFLLPYNSFITAVDYYQDRFPRTTIEFDMSLTYIVVAFFSVVATNVLVETFSLKLRITFGYIVAFSVLLLVTICDIWLEMFSKETSYGITLMAVGMVAVGSTIQQSSFYGYTSMLPHRYTQAVMTGESAAGLVISSNRILTKALLHNQRTNTIIFFTISLTIVCLCFVLFHVVRRSQFVRYYVSQCEMAGVAEEQRGIANPNPASGPFTEEVDIMDHTGQRGSYGVLVIQSPTSASIQQEFLTGSAPVTPTTPTNPEIKPATATELTKINEQEVKYKGHIYKVQVPKMSSVKRALLLRWEATKCVWPYMISLGMAYFVTLLLFPGVESQIISCRLRSWTPVILMAIFNLFDFIGKVIAAIPYDWPRGRLILFTCFRILLVPMMMMCVLPVHKPTLNGEGYAVLASLLLGVTNGYFGSVPMILAPMKVSSEKKEITGNIMMFSYSIGMTTGSIGAYILDYFIGANSVESICNAAVHPHHPALTNIAGHHMAPSIPASLNATSILSNFTNLSVN; translated from the exons ATGGATGATACATTCAGCCATGGTTATTGTCAAATGAAGGACTCTCCAGTCGACCACCGGAAAGCTGAAGGGTCATTTAGACCCCAGACAGCTAAGGAGAAAATGAAACCACCCAGGGATCCTTGCAGTTGTATTTACCTTGCTCTTGTGATGTCAGGAGCTGGATTCCTGCTGCCGTACAACAGTTTTATTACAGCTGTTGATTATTATcag GACCGATTCCCCAGGACAACCATTGAATTTGACATGAGTCTCACCTATATTGTGGTTGCTTTCTTCAGCGTAGTCGCTACAAACGTGCTTGTCGAAACATTCAGCTTGAAACTCCGGATTACATTTGGTTACATTGTGGCATTTTCAGTGTTGCTGCTAGTTACCATCTGCGACATTTGGCTGGAAATGTTTTCCAAAGAAACATCATATGGCATCACCCTAATGGCAGTCGGTATGGTAGCTGTTGGATCAACAA TTCAACAATCCAGTTTCTATGGTTACACCAGTATGCTACCTCATCGTTACACACAAGCTGTCATGACAGGAGAAA GTGCAGCAGGTTTAGTCATCTCAAGCAATCGTATCCTCACAAAAGCCCTGCTACACAACCAGAGAACAAACACGATCATCTTCTTCACAATTTCACTGACAATCGTCTGCCTCTGTTTCGTCCTGTTCCATGTGGTGCGACGCAGTCAGTTTGTACGTTATTATGTCAGCCAATGTGAGATGGCCGGTGTGGCAGAAGAACAGCGAGGAATTGCCAACCCTAATCCAGCATCTGGTCCCTTCACCGAGGAA GTGGACATAATGGACCACACTGGTCAACGAGGTAGTTACGGCGTTCTGGTGATTCAGAGTCCAACATCTGCCAGCATACAGCAGGAGTTCCTGACAGGATCAGCACCTGTGACCCCTACAACACCAACCAATCCAGAAATAAAACCAGCCACAGCAACAGAACTGACTAAAATCAATGAACAAGAGGTCAAATATAAAGGTCACATTTACAAAGTTCAAGTTCCGAAAATGTCATCAGttaaaa GAGCCCTGTTATTGCGGTGGGAAGCAACAAAATGTGTCTGGCCTTATATGATTTCTCTTGGAATGGCTTATTTTGTAACCTTGCTTCTGTTTCCCGGTGTTGAATCTCAAATCATCAGCTGTCGACTCCGAAGCTGGACACCAGTCATTCTAATggctatatttaatttatttgatttcattggCAAA GTAATTGCTGCGATTCCTTATGACTGGCCCCGAGGTCGTCTTATCCTGTTTACTTGTTTCCGAATTCTCTTGGTtcccatgatgatgatgtgtgtccTGCCAgtacacaaaccaacactaaATGGTGAGGGATATGCTGTCTTAGCGTCTCTCTTATTAGGGGTCACCAATGGATATTTTGGCAGTGTTCCCATGATCTTGGCACCAATGAAAGTCTCCAGTGAGAAAAAGGAAATCACAG GTAACATCATGATGTTTTCCTACAGCATTGGAATGACTACCGGCAGCATTGGGGCCTACATCCTTGACTACTTCATCGGTGCCAACTCGGTGGAGTCGATTTGCAACGCAGCTGTCCACCCCCACCATCCTGCCCTCACCAACATTGCGGGACACCACATGGCACCGTCAATACCAGCCTCTTTGAATGCTACAAGCATTCTATCAAACTTTACTAACCTCTCCGTCAACTAG
- the LOC106869843 gene encoding equilibrative nucleoside transporter 4 isoform X1: MDDTFSHGYCQMKDSPVDHRKAEGSFRPQTAKEKMKPPRDPCSCIYLALVMSGAGFLLPYNSFITAVDYYQDRFPRTTIEFDMSLTYIVVAFFSVVATNVLVETFSLKLRITFGYIVAFSVLLLVTICDIWLEMFSKETSYGITLMAVGMVAVGSTIQQSSFYGYTSMLPHRYTQAVMTGESAAGLVISSNRILTKALLHNQRTNTIIFFTISLTIVCLCFVLFHVVRRSQFVRYYVSQCEMAGVAEEQRGIANPNPASGPFTEEVSLVDIMDHTGQRGSYGVLVIQSPTSASIQQEFLTGSAPVTPTTPTNPEIKPATATELTKINEQEVKYKGHIYKVQVPKMSSVKRALLLRWEATKCVWPYMISLGMAYFVTLLLFPGVESQIISCRLRSWTPVILMAIFNLFDFIGKVIAAIPYDWPRGRLILFTCFRILLVPMMMMCVLPVHKPTLNGEGYAVLASLLLGVTNGYFGSVPMILAPMKVSSEKKEITGNIMMFSYSIGMTTGSIGAYILDYFIGANSVESICNAAVHPHHPALTNIAGHHMAPSIPASLNATSILSNFTNLSVN, translated from the exons ATGGATGATACATTCAGCCATGGTTATTGTCAAATGAAGGACTCTCCAGTCGACCACCGGAAAGCTGAAGGGTCATTTAGACCCCAGACAGCTAAGGAGAAAATGAAACCACCCAGGGATCCTTGCAGTTGTATTTACCTTGCTCTTGTGATGTCAGGAGCTGGATTCCTGCTGCCGTACAACAGTTTTATTACAGCTGTTGATTATTATcag GACCGATTCCCCAGGACAACCATTGAATTTGACATGAGTCTCACCTATATTGTGGTTGCTTTCTTCAGCGTAGTCGCTACAAACGTGCTTGTCGAAACATTCAGCTTGAAACTCCGGATTACATTTGGTTACATTGTGGCATTTTCAGTGTTGCTGCTAGTTACCATCTGCGACATTTGGCTGGAAATGTTTTCCAAAGAAACATCATATGGCATCACCCTAATGGCAGTCGGTATGGTAGCTGTTGGATCAACAA TTCAACAATCCAGTTTCTATGGTTACACCAGTATGCTACCTCATCGTTACACACAAGCTGTCATGACAGGAGAAA GTGCAGCAGGTTTAGTCATCTCAAGCAATCGTATCCTCACAAAAGCCCTGCTACACAACCAGAGAACAAACACGATCATCTTCTTCACAATTTCACTGACAATCGTCTGCCTCTGTTTCGTCCTGTTCCATGTGGTGCGACGCAGTCAGTTTGTACGTTATTATGTCAGCCAATGTGAGATGGCCGGTGTGGCAGAAGAACAGCGAGGAATTGCCAACCCTAATCCAGCATCTGGTCCCTTCACCGAGGAAGTAAGCTTA GTGGACATAATGGACCACACTGGTCAACGAGGTAGTTACGGCGTTCTGGTGATTCAGAGTCCAACATCTGCCAGCATACAGCAGGAGTTCCTGACAGGATCAGCACCTGTGACCCCTACAACACCAACCAATCCAGAAATAAAACCAGCCACAGCAACAGAACTGACTAAAATCAATGAACAAGAGGTCAAATATAAAGGTCACATTTACAAAGTTCAAGTTCCGAAAATGTCATCAGttaaaa GAGCCCTGTTATTGCGGTGGGAAGCAACAAAATGTGTCTGGCCTTATATGATTTCTCTTGGAATGGCTTATTTTGTAACCTTGCTTCTGTTTCCCGGTGTTGAATCTCAAATCATCAGCTGTCGACTCCGAAGCTGGACACCAGTCATTCTAATggctatatttaatttatttgatttcattggCAAA GTAATTGCTGCGATTCCTTATGACTGGCCCCGAGGTCGTCTTATCCTGTTTACTTGTTTCCGAATTCTCTTGGTtcccatgatgatgatgtgtgtccTGCCAgtacacaaaccaacactaaATGGTGAGGGATATGCTGTCTTAGCGTCTCTCTTATTAGGGGTCACCAATGGATATTTTGGCAGTGTTCCCATGATCTTGGCACCAATGAAAGTCTCCAGTGAGAAAAAGGAAATCACAG GTAACATCATGATGTTTTCCTACAGCATTGGAATGACTACCGGCAGCATTGGGGCCTACATCCTTGACTACTTCATCGGTGCCAACTCGGTGGAGTCGATTTGCAACGCAGCTGTCCACCCCCACCATCCTGCCCTCACCAACATTGCGGGACACCACATGGCACCGTCAATACCAGCCTCTTTGAATGCTACAAGCATTCTATCAAACTTTACTAACCTCTCCGTCAACTAG